In Rhipicephalus microplus isolate Deutch F79 chromosome 9, USDA_Rmic, whole genome shotgun sequence, one genomic interval encodes:
- the LOC119185274 gene encoding uncharacterized protein LOC119185274 codes for MAFLWPSLHSHLTKGGYGAMDGILTATSASADVKPSVEDLVDENHYANEVAVDMKPSVDHGHYANDVTTDVKPNIEHEHDANEFTSDVKPSVDHGHYANEVTADLKPIVDHRHNANEVMALVDEKPSVHDGHVANTVTLSEGSVSAESRDQYHLLVSVEDQLHSCRQCNYTTRNKKNMKVHLRRHTGELPFQCHLCPATFLVKVRLTQHIRTHTGERPFPCTQCNLSFSLKHSLTKHLLTHTGERPFCCVHCSKSFSKKCNLKQHMCTHMPNRIIERPFSCGQCNASFSRKNSLTEHLRTHSGERPFSCLFCNASFSRKPDLRGHVRTHTGERPFSCDQCDAAFGLSHALKQHMRTHTGERPFSCGHCDASFSHRSNLKLHMRTHTGERPYSCVHCDASFKRKTSLKDHIHSHTGERPYSCSHCNATFSQRSVLRRHISGLHPNEAQKGRCASISTV; via the exons ATGGCCTTCTTATGGCCTTCTCTTCATAGCCATTTAACTAAAGGAGGCTATGGTGCAATGGACGGCATTCTGACAGCGACTAGTGCATCGGCGGATGTAAAACCGAGTGTTGAAGACTTGGTTGACGAAAATCATTATGCGAACGAAGTTGCGGTAGACATGAAGCCTTCTGTTGATCACGGACATTATGCGAACGATGTTACGACCGACGTTAAGCCGAACATTGAGCATGAGCATGATGCGAATGAATTTACGTCGGACGTGAAGCCGAGTGTTGATCACGGACACTATGCCAATGAAGTTACAGCGGACTTGAAGCCGATTGTTGATCACAGGCATAATGCGAATGAAGTTATGGCATTGGTGGACGAGAAGCCGagtgttcatgatggacatgttGCGAATACAGTTACTCTTAGTGAAG GTTCTGTTTCTGCAGAATCCCGTGACCAGTACCATTTGCTCGTGTCAGTAGAAGATCAACTGCATTCCTGCCGGCAGTGTAACTATACGaccaggaataaaaaaaacatgaaagtgCACCTTCGCCGGCACACAGGGGAGCTTCCCTTCCAGTGTCACCTTTGCCCGGCTACTTTTCTTGTGAAAGTCCGTCTCACACAGCACATTCGTACCCATACTGGAGAGCGTCCTTTCCCCTGCACCCAGTGCAATTTGTCCTTTTCACTAAAACACAGCCTGACAAAACACTTGCtcacccacacaggagagcgtcccttttgCTGTGTTCACTGCAGTAAATCCTTTTCAAAGAAATGTAACCTGAAGCAGCACATGTGCACCCACATGCCCAACCGCATAATAGAGCGACCTTTTTCTTGTGGCCagtgcaatgcatccttttcacGGAAAAACTCCCTCACGGAGCACTTGCGCACCCACTCAGGAGAGCGTCCTTTCTCCTGTCTCTTCTGCAATGCATCATTTTCACGAAAGCCTGATCTCAGGGGACACGTACGCACCCACACTGGAgagcgcccgttttcctgtgacCAATGTGACGCAGCCTTTGGGCTGAGCCACGCCCTCAAGCAGCACATGCGCACCCACACCGGCGAACGTCCCTTTTCCTGTGGCCACTGTGATGCCTCTTTTTCCCATAGAAGCAACCTCAAGCTACACATGCGAacccacacaggagagcgccCTTACTCATGTGTTCATTGTGATGCATCCTTTAAACGGAAAACCAGCCTCAAAGACCACATACAttcccacacaggagagcgtccgtATTCCTGTAGCCATTGCAATGCAACTTTTTCACAGAGAAGTGTTCTCCGTCGCCACATCTCCGGACTTCATCCCAATGAAGCCCAGAAGGGCAGGTGTGCCAGTATTTCTACTGTATAG